The sequence CCCTCAATCAAGGCAAGTGCCTTTTGATGCTTCTATGTGTCATGGTTCATATTCTAATAGGGACGATTGTAATTATAGTGAATCTAGTTGTGATATAATGGCAGATGGCATAGAAAACCTTAGTTTAGACGTGAAGCAAGCGAGAAGCGTGATGCCTACGGCGCTTTTCGTAGGTCCAGAGTTACCAAAGGTTGAGTTAAGTTATGTCGACGGTCAACCGAGAGGTTATTGTAAGTTTTTAATGGAGTTTGAGACCTATGTAGAATCAAGGGTCAAGGATGATGGTCAACGCTTGCTTTATTTGGTACATTATTGTAAGGGTAAAGCGAAAACAGCCATTGAGGGTTGTGTTATGTTGGAAGCCTCTTCTGGTtagaagaaggccaaagaaattCTAAAACGGTTGTTCGGACAGGCGCATGTAATCACTCGAGAGACACTAGAAGACTTATTCAGTGCCGTGAATTTTGATTATACTGACGGAGAGCAAGAAACAAAATTGGCTATTAAAATGTAAAACTGTGCTATGatcttggaacagatgaattatgtctctgatctaaattccttagttaccttggaaggaatagtgagactcttgcctcagCCTATGCAAACCCAGTGGGCGGACTTGGTGGacgaattgactgaagataacagggaaccgacctttgacgagctcactcagtttatcgcatcgcgtgcgagagtggcttgtagtagatttggacggttagcaaatcgttcaagaaaaggacatgacgtaaagacgaactgtcacgtgcaatcggagcaagggaatagttcgacaacgaaaactaagtgcagtatgtgttcctacgaccatgctgttgataaatgtccacagctCTTAGCGCatacagttcaagaccgatggtctcacgctaaaagcaagggtatctgttttgtctgtcttagacaaggacataaggttaatgaatgtaagatgacaaggctCTGTAACGTTGACTGTTGTGAGAAGAGACATCACGTTCTGCTGCACACTGACTCGACAAGCAAcgtcgtaaatgataagccatcatgcccggaatataggaaaagagttgttaaccATACCAGTAAGGTACAGACattagagaacgaaatacgtgagctttatgatgtagagttttcagatgcttattcaagtgataaatcattattagtagacgacaaggcggctataaagattgtggaagggggcacgcgcttcgacaacggtcattttgtagtttctataccgtggaaaaagaatccaaatatgaaagtggataattatgaagtagcaaaccgtagattacaaagtttgaagggtatgttgtcgaaggatgtcagtctgcacatcaGGTATATCAACAGTATTGAGAGTAaatttactaagacttatgcggagagggtccttgaaatatatttgcagcctaattatcgccctcgagggtatttacctcatcatgcagtgtTAAACATGAAGAAACCAGAAGAatttagagtggtccttgattgtgccgccgagtttgcaggggtttccatgaatgatatgatttatcaagaacccgataccactgCTGAGTTAATGtgcatattattaagtttttgcaaGGAGacagttgcaatccctgcagatgttgaagaaatgttcatgcaagtgaagttCCCTGAGTCTggtcgaggagcttcaagatttctgtggtggcaggagggggacatgtcgagggaaccatctgagtttcaaatgacaactCATGCATTTGGTGCCACATCATCGCCGTTTCGTACGAACTTTGCCTTCAATAAGACCgcacaaatattctctgacgatagtgagtttagaaaaactgctgtggttaacttgagtagtataaagtacaacatgtcacctattctctcttattactccgagtggttgaaattagtcagggccgtagcctggcttagaaggttcatagaattcctgatggtacttcgttccccgagtcatgaaggatccgttcatctaggatgtttaaaggtcaaagagcttgacatcgccaagcgtaaaattttattggtggttcagaaagaagtgtatggagaaatacttagtggatttaaaaacaatggtaaagtagttagtcacaatgatctgaagagcttatcaccgataatgcttgattggttactctgcgttggaggtcgactaagatactcagatttcccaaatgcttttaaacatccagtaattttacccagtcgacacttagtgacggaaatgataatcAGACATTGTCctaaagaacaaggacacataggaagatcattagaaaaagggtatggatatgtgtttacttgtttgcaaacatgggcagtacagtttgaaatgatgtgtagtttgattataatggccttattacgttgtattggaagaagaaggagacctccggagatttacagtgacagtgcgtcaagcttcgtggGGGCATTTTCTGAGTTAAGGAAGTTTGTGCATCAgtcgaatcagcagaagataaatagtgaattgtcagcgaggccctcatccaacagcatgggtggggtttggggaagagtgattaggtctataccacAAGTGTTATTGTTGAACACCAGAGAACAagtgaagcaggtctccttgaagcttcggattagtctttgttgttattaatgtaggtaggtcgagtaggcgtactgttgtaagtcctactcgttcctatagtgtCATATGCtacataatgaaccatgaccataggcatcaaggtagcttgtgtgatatggagggattttgggggctggtgtaagatccattttgaatgctttgtgtttgtgaaaatccctccatgtatatacttgcactttgttcctattgatcctcttagttgtacattgttaactttttggctACATTTGaactgttaatatttgtattttattatagttttcgtttttactacaccttcactaattccccatgtttcttcccgaactgcacttatgttgttttactttatactaagtctgggcggcagccatttgGGTTTATCCCTgcctttgattgcttgacctgtgttgactggaattgtgcattttggttgtgaattgaagcactcttccagaattgaaaacactctgtgttatagagcgaccaattattaccttttgaacgaatctgtacgtgatctatccagacaggatagaataacatttatttgtggtgattggtaattttcttgcatcctgtatcaactttcttatttattgtagtttagatttgatcaattgaacaattattggttggatagctgagtggttatatttgtttaggtaataatgtacacttaaatttatgataaattatagaaccgtcatcgtacccaattactttgttttggtttcaatcgggcgagGGTGCGTATCTAAttcatccagacagctgtccttcactccaaaccgtagtttggatcttacagttctaaacaaatatttcggTCGAATTCGTTTGGCTTTCGTTTCGTTGATTCCAATCATTGTCTCTGGGAATATTTGGTTGTTCGCTTGCGATGCCAAacaatcgtcgaaggaaattaAGTCCAAGGCTCGTGGATGTTAAAAGAGATGAACAAAAGGATGGATCCCCTCAATCAAGGCAAGTGCCTTTTGATGCTTCTATGTGTCATGGTTCATATTCTAATAGGGACGATTGTAATTATAGTGAATCTAGTTGTGATATAATGGCAGATGGCATAGAAAACCTTAGTTTAGACGTGAAGCAAGCGAGAAGCGTGATGCCTACGGCGCTTTTCGTAGGTCCAGAGTTACCAAAGGTTGAGTTAAGTTATGTCGACGGTCAACCGAGAGGTTATTGTAAGTTTTTAATGGAGTTTGAGACCTATGTAGAATCAAGGGTCAAGGATGATGGTCAACGCTTGCTTTATTTGGTACATTATTGTAAGGGTAAAGCGAAAACAGCCATTGAGGGTTGTGTTATGTTGGAAGCCTCTTCTGGTtagaagaaggccaaagaaattCTAAAACGGTTGTTCGGACAGGCGCATGTAATCACTCGAGAGACACTAGAAGACTTATTCAGTGCCGTGAATTTCGATTATACTGACGGAGAGCAAGAAACAAAATTGGCTATTAAAATGTAAAACTGTGCTATGatcttggaacagatgaattatgtctctgatctaaattccttagttaccttggaaggaatagtgagactcttgcctcagCCTATGCAAACCCAGTGGGCGGACTTGGTGGacgaattgactgaagataacagggaaccgacctttgacgagctcactcagtttatcgcatcgcgtgcgagagtggcttgtagtagatttggacggttagcaaatcgttcaagaaaaggacatgacgtaaagacgaactgtcacgtgcaatcggagcaagggaatagttcgacaacgaaaactaagtgcagtatgtgttcctacgaccatgctgttgataaatgtccacagttcttagcgcatacagttcaagaccgatggtctcacgctaaaagcaagggtatctgttttgtctgtcttagacaaggacataaggttaatgaatgtaagatgacaaggctCTGTAACGTTGACTGTTGTGAGAAGAGACATCACGTTCTGCTGCACACTGACTCGACAAGCAAcgtcgtaaatgataagccatcatgcccggaatataggaaaagagttgttaaccATACCAGTAAGGTACAGACattagagaacgaaatacgtgaGCTTTACGAtgtagagttttcagatgcttattcaagtgataaatcattattagtagacgacaaggcggctataaagattgtggaagggggcacgcgcttcgacaacggtcattttgtagtttctataccgtggaaaaagaatccaaatatgaaagtggataattatgaagtagcaaaccgtagattacaaagtttgaagggtatgttgtcgaaggatgtcagtctgcacatcaGGTATATCAACAGTATTGAGAGTAaatttactaagacttatgcggagagggtccttgaaatatatttgcagcctaattatcgccctcgagggtatttacctcatcatgcagtgtTAAACATGAAGAAACCAGAAGAatttagagtggtccttgattgtgccgccgagtttgcaggggtttccatgaatgatatgatttatcaagaacccgataccactgCTGAGTTAATGtgcatattattaagtttttgcaaGGAGacagttgcaatccctgcagatgttgaagaaatgttcatgcaagtgaagttCCCTGAGTCTggtcgaggagcttcaagatttctgtggtggcaggagggggacatgtcgagggaaccatctgagtttcaaatgacaactCATGCATTTGGTGCCACATCATCGCCGTTTCGTACGAACTTTGCCTTCAATAAGACCgcacaaatattctctgacgatagtgagtttagaaaaactgctgtggttaacttgagtagtataaagtacaacatgtcacctattctctcttattactccgagtggttgaaattagtcagggccgtagcctggcttagaaggttcatagaattcctgatggtacttcgttccccgagtcatgaaggatccgttcatctaggatgtttaaaggtcaaagagcttgacatcgccaagcgtaaaattttattggtggttcagaaagaagtgtatggagaaatacttagtggatttaaaaacaatggtaaagtagttagtcacaatgatctgaagagcttatcaccgataatgcttgattggttactctgcgttggaggtcgactaagatactcagatttcccaaatgcttttaaacatccagtaattttacccagtcgacacttagtgacggaaatgataatcAGACATTGTCctaaagaacaaggacacataggaagatcattagaaaaagggtatggatatgtgtttacttgtttgcaaacatgggcagtacagtttgaaatgatgtgtagtttgattataatggccttattacgttgtattggaagaagaaggagacctccggagatttacagtgacagtgcgtcaagcttcgtggGGGCATTTTCTGAGTTAAGGAAGTTTGTGCATCAgtcgaatcagcagaagataaatagtgaattgtcagcgaggccctcatccaacagcatgggtggggtttggggaagagtgattaggtctataccacAAATGTTATTGTTGAACACCAGAGAACAagtgaagcaggtctccttgaagcttcggattagtctttgttgttattaatgtaggtaggtcgagtaggcgtactgttgtaagtcctactcgttcctatagtgtCATATGCtacataatgaaccatgaccataggcatcaaggtagcttgtgtgatatggagggattttgggggctggtgtaagatccattttgaatgctttgtgtttgtgaaaatccctccatgtatatacttgcactttgttcctattgatcctcttagttgtacattgttaactttttggctACATTTGaactgttaatatttgtattttattatagttttcgtttttactacaccttcactaattccccatgtttcttcccgaactgcacttatgttgttttactttatactaagtctgggcggcagccatttgGGTTTATCCCTgcctttgattgcttgacctgtgttgactggaattgtgcattttggttgtgaattgaagcactcttccagaattgaaaacactctgtgttatagagcgaccaattattaccttttgaacgaatctgtacgtgatctatccagacaggatagaataacatttatttgtggtgattggtaattttcttgcatcctgtatcaactttcttatttattgtagtttagatttgatcaattgaacaattattggttggatagctgagtggttatatttgtttaggtaataatgtacacttaaatttatgataaattatagaaccgtcatcgtacccaattactttgttttggtttcaatcgggcgagGGTGCGTATCTAAttcatccagacagctgtccttcactccaaaccgtagtttggatcttacagttctaaacaaatatttcggTCGAATTCGTTTGGCTTTCGTTTCGTTGATTCCAATCATTGTCTCTGGGAATATTTGGTTGTTC comes from Schistosoma haematobium chromosome 3, whole genome shotgun sequence and encodes:
- a CDS encoding hypothetical protein (EggNog:ENOG410VD12~COG:S), translating into MILEQMNYVSDLNSLVTLEGIVRLLPQPMQTQWADLVDELTEDNREPTFDELTQFIASRARVACSRFGRLANRSRKGHDVKTNCHVQSEQGNSSTTKTKCSMCSYDHAVDKCPQLLAHTVQDRWSHAKSKGICFVCLRQGHKVNECKMTRLCNVDCCEKRHHVLLHTDSTSNVVNDKPSCPEYRKRVVNHTSKVQTLENEIRELYDVEFSDAYSSDKSLLVDDKAAIKIVEGGTRFDNGHFVVSIPWKKNPNMKVDNYEVANRRLQSLKGMLSKDVSLHIRYINSIESKFTKTYAERVLEIYLQPNYRPRGYLPHHAVLNMKKPEEFRVVLDCAAEFAGVSMNDMIYQEPDTTAELMCILLSFCKETVAIPADVEEMFMQVKFPESGRGASRFLWWQEGDMSREPSEFQMTTHAFGATSSPFRTNFAFNKTAQIFSDDSEFRKTAVVNLSSIKYNMSPILSYYSEWLKLVRAVAWLRRFIEFLMVLRSPSHEGSVHLGCLKVKELDIAKRKILLVVQKEVYGEILSGFKNNGKVVSHNDLKSLSPIMLDWLLCVGGRLRYSDFPNAFKHPVILPSRHLVTEMIIRHCPKEQGHIGRSLEKGYGYVFTCLQTWAVQFEMMCSLIIMALLRCIGRRRRPPEIYSDSASSFVGAFSELRKFVHQSNQQKINSELSARPSSNSMGGVWGRVIRSIPQVLLLNTREQVKQVSLKLRISLCCY